From Candidatus Palibaumannia cicadellinicola, the proteins below share one genomic window:
- the sufS gene encoding cysteine desulfurase SufS, with amino-acid sequence MTYPIDKIRAEFPILYKRINGYPLTYLDSAASSQKPNSVINCEMNFYRQEYAAVHRGIHTLSSKATVRMEQVRTQVANFINAASEKEIVFVKGATEGINLVANSWGKYQLQKDDNIVITEMEHHANIVPWQMLAQDKQITLRVIPLQPDGTLNLSRLSLLINERTKLVAVTQVSNVLGTVNPISNIITKIRSLSNALVLVDGAQSAMHHKVDVKSLDCDFYVFSGHKIYGPSGIGILYVKKNILDTMPPWEGGGSMIHTVSLIEGTTFNEPPWCFEAGSPNIAGIIGLGAAIDYIQKIGLNNISNWETDLMHYAISSLQEVPKFTLYGLNKRTGVISFNLGKHHAYDVGSLLDQYGIAIRTGHHCAMPLMTYFKVPSMCRASLAMYSIREEVDRLVIALVRIKNILN; translated from the coding sequence ATGACGTATCCTATTGATAAAATAAGAGCTGAATTTCCTATACTATATAAGCGAATCAATGGTTATCCATTAACTTATTTAGATAGTGCTGCAAGTTCCCAAAAGCCTAATTCTGTAATTAATTGTGAAATGAATTTCTATCGACAAGAATATGCTGCAGTGCACCGTGGTATTCATACACTTAGTAGTAAAGCAACAGTGCGTATGGAACAGGTTCGTACTCAAGTAGCTAATTTTATCAATGCTGCTTCAGAAAAAGAGATAGTTTTTGTTAAAGGAGCAACTGAAGGTATTAATTTAGTAGCAAATAGCTGGGGTAAGTATCAGCTACAAAAAGACGATAATATTGTTATTACTGAAATGGAACATCATGCTAATATCGTCCCATGGCAGATGCTTGCACAAGATAAACAGATAACTTTACGTGTTATCCCATTACAACCAGACGGTACATTAAATCTTAGTAGATTATCTTTACTAATCAATGAACGTACTAAACTTGTAGCTGTTACCCAAGTATCTAATGTGTTAGGTACTGTTAATCCTATATCAAATATAATTACAAAAATACGGTCTCTAAGTAACGCACTAGTTTTAGTGGATGGTGCACAAAGTGCCATGCATCATAAAGTAGATGTGAAATCACTGGATTGCGATTTTTATGTGTTTTCTGGTCATAAAATATATGGACCTTCTGGTATTGGCATTTTATATGTAAAAAAAAACATATTAGATACTATGCCTCCATGGGAAGGAGGTGGTTCTATGATACATACAGTTAGTTTAATAGAAGGTACAACTTTTAACGAACCTCCTTGGTGTTTTGAAGCTGGATCTCCTAATATAGCTGGTATTATAGGTTTAGGTGCTGCCATTGATTATATTCAGAAGATAGGACTTAATAATATTTCCAATTGGGAAACAGATCTAATGCATTATGCTATATCTTCTCTACAAGAAGTACCTAAGTTTACTTTGTATGGTCTTAATAAACGTACTGGAGTAATATCATTTAACTTAGGTAAACATCATGCTTATGATGTAGGAAGTTTGCTAGATCAATACGGGATAGCTATCCGTACTGGTCATCATTGCGCAATGCCATTAATGACTTATTTTAAGGTACCCAGTATGTGTAGAGCGTCTTTAGCTATGTATTCAATTCGTGAAGAAGTGGATCGCTTAGTCATAGCTTTAGTACGTATTAAAAATATATTAAATTAA
- the sufE gene encoding cysteine desulfuration protein SufE — protein sequence MISIPDKNKLLRYFSICNNWEEKYLYIMQLGKSLPPLPSGTRTKDYLISGCQSNVWIVISATDNGYIKLYGDSDAAIVKGLIAIVFIIYTGLTLTEIISLDISVLFNKLSLNKHLTPNRSQGLYAVVRAIRTKAAAFVALQASQAQAKQISINN from the coding sequence ATGATTAGTATTCCGGATAAAAATAAATTATTACGTTATTTTTCCATTTGTAATAATTGGGAAGAAAAGTATTTGTATATTATGCAATTAGGTAAATCCTTACCACCCCTACCGTCCGGTACAAGAACTAAAGATTATTTAATTTCAGGATGTCAAAGTAATGTATGGATTGTAATATCAGCTACTGATAATGGATATATAAAGTTATATGGTGATAGCGACGCAGCAATAGTAAAAGGACTTATTGCTATTGTTTTTATCATTTATACAGGGTTAACATTAACAGAGATTATTAGTTTAGATATTAGTGTGTTATTTAATAAGTTATCACTAAATAAACATCTAACTCCTAATCGTTCACAAGGATTATACGCTGTAGTCAGAGCTATCCGTACTAAAGCGGCCGCATTTGTGGCTTTGCAAGCAAGCCAAGCCCAGGCCAAGCAAATAAGCATAAATAACTAG
- the gltX gene encoding glutamate--tRNA ligase gives MKIKTRFAPSPTGYLHIGSARTALYSWLFARHHGGEFILRIEDTDLERSTPQAINAIIDSLNWLKINWDQGPYFQTKRFAYYNYMINHLLNNGHAYKCYCSKNRLENIRNQQMINGEKPRYDGFCRNNYQKNIFDDLPYVVRFRNPKEGSVIFKDLIRGIIQYSNKELDDLIIRRTDGTPTYNFCVVVDDFDMKITHVIRGEDHINNTPRQINILKALGAPLPEYAHVSMIMGNDGKKLSKRHGAVGIMQYRDEGFIPEAVLNYLVRLGWSYGNQEIFSLDNMKKLFSIEAVSKSASTFDNKKLLWYNQFYIKNLSPDNIAQHLFWHLNNNCTNIVSGPPLKELVQLFSKRCKTIKEMANYCYNFYQDVCQLDPEAAKIYLTKDATKLLQRVRDKLSIINNWTKESVHNAIVQTANELEVKIEKVSMPLRVAVTGVSYSPDIDLTIKTIGKLRSIKRIDIALKLTYGDD, from the coding sequence ATGAAAATTAAAACTCGTTTTGCACCTAGTCCTACAGGATATCTCCATATAGGTAGTGCTCGTACTGCATTATATTCTTGGTTATTTGCGAGACATCATGGTGGTGAGTTTATATTACGCATAGAAGATACTGACCTAGAGCGTTCTACACCACAAGCTATTAATGCTATCATAGATAGTTTAAACTGGCTTAAAATAAATTGGGATCAAGGTCCTTATTTTCAAACTAAACGTTTTGCTTACTATAACTATATGATAAATCATCTACTAAATAATGGTCATGCTTATAAATGTTATTGCTCAAAAAATAGACTAGAAAATATACGTAATCAACAGATGATTAATGGTGAAAAACCACGTTATGATGGATTTTGTCGCAATAATTATCAAAAAAATATTTTTGATGATCTACCTTATGTAGTACGTTTTCGTAATCCAAAAGAAGGTTCAGTTATATTTAAAGATCTCATTAGGGGTATAATTCAGTATAGTAATAAAGAATTAGATGATCTAATTATCCGTCGTACCGACGGTACACCTACCTATAATTTTTGTGTTGTCGTCGATGACTTTGATATGAAAATCACTCACGTTATTCGTGGTGAAGATCATATAAATAATACTCCGCGCCAAATTAATATCCTAAAAGCTCTAGGGGCACCATTACCAGAGTATGCTCATGTTTCTATGATTATGGGTAATGACGGAAAAAAACTGTCTAAAAGACATGGTGCAGTTGGAATAATGCAATACCGAGATGAAGGATTTATACCAGAAGCTGTTCTCAATTATTTAGTACGCTTAGGTTGGTCTTACGGTAATCAGGAAATTTTTTCCTTAGATAACATGAAGAAACTTTTTAGTATAGAAGCAGTGAGTAAATCTGCTAGCACATTTGATAATAAAAAATTATTATGGTATAATCAATTTTATATAAAAAATTTATCACCAGATAATATTGCACAACATCTATTTTGGCATCTAAATAATAACTGTACTAATATAGTTAGTGGTCCTCCACTAAAAGAATTAGTACAGTTATTTAGTAAACGTTGTAAAACAATAAAAGAAATGGCTAATTATTGCTATAATTTTTATCAAGATGTTTGTCAATTAGATCCTGAAGCAGCAAAAATATATTTGACAAAAGATGCAACTAAGCTATTACAAAGAGTAAGAGATAAACTATCGATAATAAATAATTGGACTAAAGAATCAGTACATAATGCTATTGTCCAAACAGCAAATGAATTAGAAGTAAAAATAGAAAAAGTTAGCATGCCGTTACGTGTAGCAGTGACTGGTGTCAGTTATTCTCCTGATATTGATTTAACTATTAAAACAATAGGAAAATTAAGGTCGATAAAACGCATTGATATTGCCTTAAAACTAACTTATGGAGATGATTAG
- a CDS encoding DHA2 family efflux MFS transporter permease subunit, whose translation MTTMSDKYFRPPSLVLATIGISLTTFMQVLDTTIANVALPTIAGNLGVCSEQGTWVITSFAVSNAISLPLTGWIARRIGHTKLFLVSLLLFIITSFLCGIAQKLIQLVFYRALQGFFAGPLYPISQTLLLSIYPIDKRGMALSLLAMVTVVAPIIGPLAGGFITDNYSWSWIFFINIPTGILAIIIVFTQLKNRPDETEQKPIDYIGLFLLVLGVSLLQIVLDKGNNLDWFQSNFINIAMLIAVISLTFLVLWELTYKYPIINFRLFKYHNFSVGALNIVLGYSGFFSINLILPQWLQHQLGYTPLWAGLAAAPIGILPMVINPLVGRYGLKLDLRLLASFSFLVMGISCYMRSNFTTMVNYEHIAIIQCFMGIGIALFFMPLNQILLSSLPEKDITDGASLATFIRVLGSSFAASITSWFWQWRNIFHHAQLTENITSDNKTIKLFLDHLSGSEQMKIAQLANIIEQQSAMLSTIDYFTILGWMFFFLSIFIFYSKPPFTYTGKA comes from the coding sequence ATAACTACTATGAGTGATAAATATTTTCGTCCTCCCAGCTTAGTTTTAGCAACTATTGGTATATCTTTAACTACTTTTATGCAAGTATTAGATACTACTATTGCTAATGTAGCATTACCTACAATTGCAGGAAATCTAGGAGTATGTTCAGAACAAGGTACTTGGGTGATTACATCATTTGCCGTATCAAATGCTATATCGCTACCACTGACAGGCTGGATAGCACGACGTATTGGTCATACTAAATTATTTTTAGTATCTTTACTACTATTTATCATTACTTCATTTTTATGCGGGATAGCACAAAAGTTAATACAACTTGTTTTTTACCGTGCCTTACAGGGGTTCTTTGCTGGACCACTTTATCCTATTTCTCAAACTTTATTATTATCAATTTATCCTATAGATAAAAGGGGTATGGCGCTATCGCTATTAGCAATGGTAACTGTAGTAGCTCCTATAATAGGACCATTAGCAGGAGGTTTTATAACTGATAATTACTCTTGGTCTTGGATTTTTTTTATTAATATACCAACAGGTATTTTAGCAATTATTATAGTATTCACTCAACTTAAAAATCGTCCTGATGAAACAGAACAAAAGCCCATTGATTATATTGGTTTATTCCTATTAGTATTAGGAGTATCCCTATTACAAATAGTCCTAGATAAAGGAAATAATCTAGACTGGTTTCAATCAAATTTTATTAACATTGCCATGTTAATAGCAGTAATATCACTAACCTTTTTAGTACTATGGGAATTAACTTACAAATATCCAATTATTAACTTTCGCTTGTTTAAATACCATAATTTTTCAGTAGGAGCGTTAAATATAGTTTTAGGTTATTCTGGTTTTTTTAGTATTAACTTAATATTACCGCAATGGTTACAACATCAACTTGGTTATACTCCTCTTTGGGCAGGATTAGCAGCAGCACCTATTGGTATTTTACCTATGGTTATCAACCCATTAGTTGGACGTTATGGACTGAAATTAGACTTAAGATTATTAGCTAGTTTTTCATTTTTAGTTATGGGTATTTCTTGTTATATGCGCTCTAATTTTACAACTATGGTCAATTATGAGCACATAGCTATAATCCAATGTTTTATGGGCATTGGTATTGCCTTATTTTTTATGCCACTAAATCAAATTTTATTGTCAAGTTTACCAGAGAAAGATATTACTGATGGTGCTAGTTTAGCTACTTTTATCCGAGTTCTAGGAAGTAGTTTTGCAGCTTCTATTACTAGTTGGTTTTGGCAATGGCGAAATATTTTTCATCATGCGCAATTAACAGAAAATATTACGAGTGATAATAAAACAATAAAACTTTTTTTAGATCATCTATCAGGTAGTGAACAAATGAAAATAGCGCAGCTAGCAAATATTATAGAACAACAGTCTGCTATGCTATCCACTATAGATTATTTTACTATATTAGGATGGATGTTTTTCTTTCTCAGTATATTCATATTTTATTCTAAACCACCTTTTACGTATACAGGAAAGGCTTAG
- the sufD gene encoding Fe-S cluster assembly protein SufD, translating to MAGFIKNNNSQAFFLSKWHKLLATSNNLSNNNNAYYHWQKVEKLGLPIINNNNKWKNKQIDSLLSHDFTKLFVNNVSSAECDNISLNLDAYRLVFINGKFISKLSDNYTGNWQVKVELANKLLPMPIYSEVFLHITESLSDETTYIRLTAGKVEKKPIYILHISKTINNNLNILNYRHHIDIENNAKGQVIEHFVSLSNNNLKHFSGARMTINVSDNAYLSHIKLSCETSQCYHFAHNDIIIGNNAIVRDHTVMMSQGITQHQTSMQLNGERSDLLVKSLLLTINKDISDICTYLEHNKGYCISSQLHKIISCNNSKGIFNGIIKVNKNAFQTDSKMINNNLLLGKFAEIYSKPFLEIYNNDVKCSHGATVSCIDNDQMFYLRSRGLTYHDAKQIIISAFTEDIINTIENNNIKNILLNCIKEALNRLLNL from the coding sequence ATGGCTGGCTTTATAAAAAATAATAATTCTCAGGCTTTTTTTTTATCAAAGTGGCATAAGCTATTAGCTACTAGTAATAATCTATCAAATAATAATAATGCTTATTACCATTGGCAAAAGGTAGAAAAACTAGGTTTACCTATTATTAACAACAACAACAAATGGAAAAATAAACAAATTGATAGTTTATTATCGCATGATTTTACTAAATTGTTCGTCAATAATGTATCTTCTGCTGAATGCGATAATATTAGTCTAAATTTAGACGCATATAGATTAGTTTTTATTAATGGTAAATTTATATCTAAACTAAGTGATAATTACACTGGTAATTGGCAAGTAAAAGTAGAGTTAGCTAATAAGCTATTACCTATGCCGATATATTCAGAAGTTTTTCTACATATAACTGAAAGTTTAAGTGATGAGACTACCTATATACGCTTAACTGCTGGTAAAGTAGAAAAAAAACCAATTTACATTTTACATATTAGTAAAACAATTAATAATAATTTGAATATATTAAATTATCGCCATCATATTGATATAGAAAATAATGCTAAAGGTCAGGTTATTGAGCATTTTGTTAGCTTATCTAACAATAACCTGAAGCATTTTAGTGGTGCACGCATGACAATTAACGTCAGCGATAATGCCTATTTAAGTCATATAAAACTATCATGTGAAACAAGTCAATGTTACCATTTTGCACATAATGATATTATTATAGGTAACAATGCTATTGTACGTGATCATACTGTTATGATGAGCCAAGGTATTACACAGCACCAAACTAGTATGCAACTCAATGGCGAAAGATCTGATTTATTAGTTAAAAGTTTACTATTAACTATTAACAAAGATATCAGCGATATTTGTACCTATTTAGAGCATAATAAAGGTTACTGTATTAGTAGTCAGTTACATAAGATAATCTCTTGTAATAATAGCAAAGGTATATTTAATGGTATAATTAAAGTAAATAAAAATGCGTTCCAAACTGACAGTAAAATGATTAATAACAACTTATTGTTAGGTAAATTTGCAGAAATATATAGTAAACCCTTTTTAGAAATTTATAATAATGACGTTAAATGTAGTCATGGTGCTACAGTTAGTTGCATTGATAATGATCAAATGTTTTATTTACGTTCACGCGGACTAACTTACCATGATGCGAAGCAGATAATTATTTCTGCTTTTACAGAAGATATCATTAATACTATTGAAAATAATAATATTAAAAATATTTTACTTAACTGTATTAAAGAAGCTTTAAATCGGTTGTTAAATTTATGA
- a CDS encoding efflux RND transporter periplasmic adaptor subunit, with the protein MTNLSKLNIKNKLIKYQFIILLMMIIIFFITYSVYYWSYEKFYESTNDAYVTGNLVKITPQLVGTVTMITVDDGDFVKKGQLLVKLDPSDTIIAQESAETKLAKVVRQVCRIHDKINVYKKIVNKRNIELQSARTNYKIRLYMLSKGLISKNELSNYLNKLTYAENLLSSAQQQLDTMIVLADKTTTIAQHPDVQHAAAHVRSAYINHKRSNLFAPVSGFIAKRSVQIGSYIEPGTVLMTIVPLNNIWIEANFKETQLLSMRIGQPVEIKSDLYGNKITYHGKVESIGIGTGSVFALLPAQNASGNWIKIVQRLPIRISINPDNLDRYPLRIGLSTNVKVDLHNQKGPLLAPHKGNNIRYITEIYDNQLSEANKLVSNIIYNNCELSKSPH; encoded by the coding sequence ATGACAAACCTTAGTAAGCTTAATATCAAGAACAAACTAATAAAATATCAATTTATCATATTACTTATGATGATAATCATATTTTTTATTACTTATAGTGTTTATTACTGGTCATATGAAAAATTTTATGAGAGTACTAATGATGCTTATGTTACTGGAAACTTAGTAAAAATAACTCCTCAGTTAGTTGGTACTGTAACTATGATTACAGTAGATGATGGAGATTTTGTCAAAAAAGGGCAATTATTAGTTAAGCTTGATCCTAGCGATACTATTATCGCTCAAGAAAGTGCGGAAACTAAGCTAGCGAAAGTAGTTCGACAAGTATGTAGAATACATGATAAAATTAATGTTTATAAAAAAATAGTTAATAAACGTAATATCGAGCTACAAAGTGCTCGCACTAATTATAAAATTCGCCTTTATATGCTAAGTAAAGGATTAATTTCTAAAAATGAATTATCTAATTATCTTAATAAGTTAACTTACGCTGAAAATTTGTTGTCCTCAGCACAGCAACAGTTAGATACTATGATAGTTCTAGCAGATAAGACTACTACTATTGCTCAACATCCTGATGTACAGCATGCTGCTGCGCATGTACGTAGTGCATACATAAATCATAAGCGTAGCAATTTATTTGCTCCAGTGAGTGGATTTATTGCTAAAAGATCAGTCCAAATAGGTAGCTATATAGAACCCGGTACAGTATTGATGACTATAGTACCGCTAAATAATATTTGGATTGAAGCTAACTTTAAAGAAACTCAATTATTATCAATGCGTATAGGACAGCCAGTAGAAATTAAATCTGATTTATATGGTAATAAGATTACCTATCATGGCAAAGTGGAAAGTATAGGAATAGGTACTGGTAGTGTTTTTGCGCTACTACCGGCACAAAACGCTAGCGGAAATTGGATTAAAATAGTACAAAGATTACCAATTCGTATTAGTATCAATCCAGATAATTTAGATCGTTATCCACTTCGTATAGGTTTATCTACTAATGTCAAAGTTGATTTACATAATCAGAAAGGACCTTTATTAGCACCGCATAAAGGTAATAATATCAGGTATATTACAGAAATATATGATAATCAGTTATCGGAAGCTAATAAATTAGTATCAAATATTATTTATAATAATTGTGAATTAAGCAAAAGCCCACATTAG